In Drosophila yakuba strain Tai18E2 chromosome 2R, Prin_Dyak_Tai18E2_2.1, whole genome shotgun sequence, a single genomic region encodes these proteins:
- the LOC6529594 gene encoding uncharacterized protein LOC6529594 isoform X2 has translation MSHQLQQTRRRLGSVSDSAPPSESSEGTGSSLEPREELILHPDWSAHSHSSAQRSSAHGTTSLYNASDIDADTISTDTTSNTNLSDYERGQVESFFGGLGTEIFVSGALANLYEGTGNDGDWRLVFTGIPVILHDKGNSKARAIPRVTLVLAERGSCFALWSDRIDNLSNYRIAGPSFHTMCRSSNHQQMIGFSFDSTDAARELWQHVERLVSNPDNEALTVAGTRKPKKQKRAKPAPLPPKSQISHPCQFHHVTSVVKEDSERYYSMQAFGPPNPQQHR, from the coding sequence ATGTCGCATCAACTGCAGCAGACACGCCGCCGATTGGGCTCCGTTAGCGATTCGGCGCCACCATCGGAGTCCAGCGAGGGCACGGGCTCCTCCCTGGAGCCCCGGGAAGAGCTGATCCTCCATCCGGACTGGTCGGCCCACTCGCATTCGTCGGCACAGAGAAGCAGCGCCCATGGAACCACATCGCTGTACAATGCCTCGGATATCGATGCGGATACCATTAGCACGGACACCACTAGCAACACAAATCTATCGGACTACGAGCGTGGGCAGGTGGAGAGTTTCTTCGGCGGATTGGGCACCGAGATATTCGTGAGCGGCGCTTTGGCCAATCTCTACGAGGGAACCGGAAACGATGGCGACTGGCGTTTGGTGTTCACTGGAATACCGGTGATACTTCACGACAAGGGAAACTCCAAGGCCAGAGCTATACCCAGAGTCACTCTGGTTCTGGCGGAGAGGGGCTCCTGCTTCGCCCTGTGGTCGGATAGGATTGATAACTTGTCGAACTACCGAATCGCGGGTCCCTCCTTCCACACCATGTGCCGGTCCAGCAATCATCAGCAGATGATTGGCTTCAGTTTCGATTCCACGGATGCGGCCCGCGAGTTGTGGCAGCACGTGGAGCGGTTGGTCAGCAATCCGGATAATGAGGCTCTAACCGTGGCCGGAACCCGGAAGCCGAAGAAACAGAAGCGCGCCAAGCCGGCTCCCTTGCCACCAAAGTCACAGATTTCGCATCCGTGCCAGTTCCACCACGTGACCAGTGTGGTGAAGGAGGACAGTGAGCGGTACTACAGCATGCAGGCCTTCGGACCCCCCAATCCCCAGCAGCATCGTTGA
- the LOC6529594 gene encoding uncharacterized protein LOC6529594 isoform X1, which produces MMSHQLQQTRRRLGSVSDSAPPSESSEGTGSSLEPREELILHPDWSAHSHSSAQRSSAHGTTSLYNASDIDADTISTDTTSNTNLSDYERGQVESFFGGLGTEIFVSGALANLYEGTGNDGDWRLVFTGIPVILHDKGNSKARAIPRVTLVLAERGSCFALWSDRIDNLSNYRIAGPSFHTMCRSSNHQQMIGFSFDSTDAARELWQHVERLVSNPDNEALTVAGTRKPKKQKRAKPAPLPPKSQISHPCQFHHVTSVVKEDSERYYSMQAFGPPNPQQHR; this is translated from the exons ATG ATGTCGCATCAACTGCAGCAGACACGCCGCCGATTGGGCTCCGTTAGCGATTCGGCGCCACCATCGGAGTCCAGCGAGGGCACGGGCTCCTCCCTGGAGCCCCGGGAAGAGCTGATCCTCCATCCGGACTGGTCGGCCCACTCGCATTCGTCGGCACAGAGAAGCAGCGCCCATGGAACCACATCGCTGTACAATGCCTCGGATATCGATGCGGATACCATTAGCACGGACACCACTAGCAACACAAATCTATCGGACTACGAGCGTGGGCAGGTGGAGAGTTTCTTCGGCGGATTGGGCACCGAGATATTCGTGAGCGGCGCTTTGGCCAATCTCTACGAGGGAACCGGAAACGATGGCGACTGGCGTTTGGTGTTCACTGGAATACCGGTGATACTTCACGACAAGGGAAACTCCAAGGCCAGAGCTATACCCAGAGTCACTCTGGTTCTGGCGGAGAGGGGCTCCTGCTTCGCCCTGTGGTCGGATAGGATTGATAACTTGTCGAACTACCGAATCGCGGGTCCCTCCTTCCACACCATGTGCCGGTCCAGCAATCATCAGCAGATGATTGGCTTCAGTTTCGATTCCACGGATGCGGCCCGCGAGTTGTGGCAGCACGTGGAGCGGTTGGTCAGCAATCCGGATAATGAGGCTCTAACCGTGGCCGGAACCCGGAAGCCGAAGAAACAGAAGCGCGCCAAGCCGGCTCCCTTGCCACCAAAGTCACAGATTTCGCATCCGTGCCAGTTCCACCACGTGACCAGTGTGGTGAAGGAGGACAGTGAGCGGTACTACAGCATGCAGGCCTTCGGACCCCCCAATCCCCAGCAGCATCGTTGA
- the LOC6529593 gene encoding probable cytochrome P450 310a1 isoform X2 — MPGIFLFDFFLPILFEFRFGYFGQTRLTCSCPLADEKSGESIATFDFVWHLHHYQYHYRYHPHRACQLAVIICIEADVLSLRFDFSFPDRRHQSVRAPRSRNIIDTMWLLLPILLYSAVFLSVRHIYSHWRRRGFPSEKAGITRSFLQKAYRREFRHVEAICEAYQSGKDRLLGIYCFFRPVLLVRNVELAQTILQQSNGHFSELKWDYVAGYRRFNLLEKLAPMFSTKRLSEMFGQVQKVGDHLIHHLLDKEDQGGPFEVDLQQKLRVTLGRLPQKSSYTYRLRDLIKQSVELREDHGLIRKDILQLLVRFRNGNEVCGDKWQLDTSPNDAEKLLSIKRLAKVAEDLLKVSLDAVASTLTFTLLEILQEPLIVEKLRAEIKELSNKDGQLKFEELNGLRYMDMCLQETLRKYPPLPIIERVCRKSYSLPNSKFTIDEGKTLMVPLLAMHRDEKYFSEPMKYKPLRYQQPNNDVGQCEEKTKSNVFIGFGIGGSQCVGQNFAKLVIKVALIKLLQNFNLELDPNQVKTIKVSHRPAPLIHSKDGLKVKLKRREINPKFYS, encoded by the exons ATGCCCGGAATTTTTTTGTTCGATTTTTTCCTCCCGATTCTGTTCGAATTTCGGTTTGGTTATTTTGGTCAGACCAGATTGACTTGCAGTTGTCCGTTGGCAGACGAGAAGAGCGGTGAGTCGATCGCGACTTTCGATTTCGTTTGGCATCTTCATCATTATCAATATCATTATCGGTATCATCCGCACAGGGCCTGCCAACTCGCAGTAATTATCTGCATCGAGGCAGACGTCCTCAGCCTCAGATTCGACTTTAGTTTCCCAGATCGCAGGCACCAGTCTGTCAGGGCACCTCGAAGTCGCAACATCATCGACACaatgtggctgctgttgcctATTCTGCTATATTCGGCGGTATTCCTCTCGGTTCGGCACATTTACAGCCACTGGCGGCGCAGGGGATTCCCCTCGGAAAAGGCCGGGATCACGCGGAGTTTCCTGCAAAAGGCATACAGACGGGAGTTTCGACACGTGGAGGCCATCTGTGAGGCCTACCAGTCGGGCAAGGATCGCCTCTTGGGCATCTATTGCTTCTTCAGGCCTGTCCTTCTGGTGCGAAATGTCGAGCTGGCCCAGACGATTCTGCAGCAATCGAATGGACACTTCAGCGAACTGAAATGGGACTATGTCGCGGGTTATCGCAGGTTCAATCTGCTGGAGAAACTGGCACCCATGTTTAGTACCAAACGATTGTCGGAGATGTTCGGGCAGGTCCAGAAAGTGGGTGATCATTTAATTCATCATCTGCTGGACAAGGAAGACCAAGGAGGCCCCTTCGAAGTGGATCTCCAGCAAAAGCTCAGAGT CACCTTGGGTCGATTGCCGCAGAAATCTTCATATACCTACCGCTTAAGAGATCTCATTAAACAAAGCGTAGAACTACGTGAAGATCATGGACTGATACGCAAAGATATTTTACAACTACTAGTCCGATTTAGAAATGGCAACGAAGTTTGTGGAGATAAATGGCAACTGGACACGAGTCCAAATG ATGCAGAAAAGCTGTTGTCCATCAAACGCTTGGCCAAAGTTGCCGAGGATCTCTTAAAAGTATCCCTAGATGCAGTGGCTTCAACTTTAACCTTCACTCTCTTGGAAATCCTGCAAGAACCTCTAATAGTGGAGAAGCTTCGAGCGGAAATAAAGGAACTGAGCAATAAAGATGGTCAGCTTAAATTTGAAGAGCTGAATGGTCTTAGGTATATGGATATGTGTTTACAAg AAACTCTTCGCAAATATCCGCCTCTACCCATTATTGAACGCGTTTGCCGCAAAAGTTATTCGCTCCCTAATTCAAAATTTACAATTGATGAGGGAAAAACTTTAATGGTGCCCTTACTAGCCATGCACAGagatgaaaaatatttcagtgAGCCAATGAAATATAAGCCACTTCGGTATCAGCAACCTAACAATGATGTGGGCCAATGTGAAGAAAAGACCAAGAGCAAtgtttttattggatttgGCATTGGCGGATCACAGTGCGTGG GGCAGAACTTTGCCAAGTTAGTAATTAAAGTTGCCCTGATCAAACTACTCCAGAATTTTAATTTGGAATTGGATCCGAACCAGGTAAAAACCATTAAAGTTTCCCACCGACCAGCTCCTCTTATACACAGTAAAGATGGACTGAAAGTCAAATTGAAGAGACGCGAAATAAACCCGAAATTTTACAGCTAA
- the LOC6529593 gene encoding probable cytochrome P450 310a1 isoform X1 — protein MPGIFLFDFFLPILFEFRFGYFGQTRLTCSCPLADEKSGESIATFDFVWHLHHYQYHYRYHPHRACQLAVIICIEADVLSLRFDFSFPDRRHQSVRAPRSRNIIDTMWLLLPILLYSAVFLSVRHIYSHWRRRGFPSEKAGITRSFLQKAYRREFRHVEAICEAYQSGKDRLLGIYCFFRPVLLVRNVELAQTILQQSNGHFSELKWDYVAGYRRFNLLEKLAPMFSTKRLSEMFGQVQKVGDHLIHHLLDKEDQGGPFEVDLQQKLRVYSVNIIANLIYGLDINNFEHKDHILTSYLSHSQASIQSFTLGRLPQKSSYTYRLRDLIKQSVELREDHGLIRKDILQLLVRFRNGNEVCGDKWQLDTSPNDAEKLLSIKRLAKVAEDLLKVSLDAVASTLTFTLLEILQEPLIVEKLRAEIKELSNKDGQLKFEELNGLRYMDMCLQETLRKYPPLPIIERVCRKSYSLPNSKFTIDEGKTLMVPLLAMHRDEKYFSEPMKYKPLRYQQPNNDVGQCEEKTKSNVFIGFGIGGSQCVGQNFAKLVIKVALIKLLQNFNLELDPNQVKTIKVSHRPAPLIHSKDGLKVKLKRREINPKFYS, from the exons ATGCCCGGAATTTTTTTGTTCGATTTTTTCCTCCCGATTCTGTTCGAATTTCGGTTTGGTTATTTTGGTCAGACCAGATTGACTTGCAGTTGTCCGTTGGCAGACGAGAAGAGCGGTGAGTCGATCGCGACTTTCGATTTCGTTTGGCATCTTCATCATTATCAATATCATTATCGGTATCATCCGCACAGGGCCTGCCAACTCGCAGTAATTATCTGCATCGAGGCAGACGTCCTCAGCCTCAGATTCGACTTTAGTTTCCCAGATCGCAGGCACCAGTCTGTCAGGGCACCTCGAAGTCGCAACATCATCGACACaatgtggctgctgttgcctATTCTGCTATATTCGGCGGTATTCCTCTCGGTTCGGCACATTTACAGCCACTGGCGGCGCAGGGGATTCCCCTCGGAAAAGGCCGGGATCACGCGGAGTTTCCTGCAAAAGGCATACAGACGGGAGTTTCGACACGTGGAGGCCATCTGTGAGGCCTACCAGTCGGGCAAGGATCGCCTCTTGGGCATCTATTGCTTCTTCAGGCCTGTCCTTCTGGTGCGAAATGTCGAGCTGGCCCAGACGATTCTGCAGCAATCGAATGGACACTTCAGCGAACTGAAATGGGACTATGTCGCGGGTTATCGCAGGTTCAATCTGCTGGAGAAACTGGCACCCATGTTTAGTACCAAACGATTGTCGGAGATGTTCGGGCAGGTCCAGAAAGTGGGTGATCATTTAATTCATCATCTGCTGGACAAGGAAGACCAAGGAGGCCCCTTCGAAGTGGATCTCCAGCAAAAGCTCAGAGT TTATTCTGTCAACATAATTGCCAATCTGATTTACGGCTTAGACATTAACAACTTTGAGCACAAGGACCATATCTTGACCAGCTACCTGAGCCACAGTCAGGCTTCTATACAATCCTT CACCTTGGGTCGATTGCCGCAGAAATCTTCATATACCTACCGCTTAAGAGATCTCATTAAACAAAGCGTAGAACTACGTGAAGATCATGGACTGATACGCAAAGATATTTTACAACTACTAGTCCGATTTAGAAATGGCAACGAAGTTTGTGGAGATAAATGGCAACTGGACACGAGTCCAAATG ATGCAGAAAAGCTGTTGTCCATCAAACGCTTGGCCAAAGTTGCCGAGGATCTCTTAAAAGTATCCCTAGATGCAGTGGCTTCAACTTTAACCTTCACTCTCTTGGAAATCCTGCAAGAACCTCTAATAGTGGAGAAGCTTCGAGCGGAAATAAAGGAACTGAGCAATAAAGATGGTCAGCTTAAATTTGAAGAGCTGAATGGTCTTAGGTATATGGATATGTGTTTACAAg AAACTCTTCGCAAATATCCGCCTCTACCCATTATTGAACGCGTTTGCCGCAAAAGTTATTCGCTCCCTAATTCAAAATTTACAATTGATGAGGGAAAAACTTTAATGGTGCCCTTACTAGCCATGCACAGagatgaaaaatatttcagtgAGCCAATGAAATATAAGCCACTTCGGTATCAGCAACCTAACAATGATGTGGGCCAATGTGAAGAAAAGACCAAGAGCAAtgtttttattggatttgGCATTGGCGGATCACAGTGCGTGG GGCAGAACTTTGCCAAGTTAGTAATTAAAGTTGCCCTGATCAAACTACTCCAGAATTTTAATTTGGAATTGGATCCGAACCAGGTAAAAACCATTAAAGTTTCCCACCGACCAGCTCCTCTTATACACAGTAAAGATGGACTGAAAGTCAAATTGAAGAGACGCGAAATAAACCCGAAATTTTACAGCTAA